In Anaerococcus prevotii DSM 20548, the genomic window TCCTTGCCAAGGCGTATTCATATTTATCTATTAAATCAAGTAGGGTGATTTCTAATCTTTATTTCGAGATCTTTCTACTTGGTCTTTCAGTTAAACTAATTTTTTAACTTCTTCTAAAGCAGCTTCGAAGTTTACTTCGTTAGTTACTTCTGGAACGTATTCAACGTATTGGATTACTCCTTCTTTATCGACTACAACTATTCCTCTTGTTAGTAGCTTTAGTTCATCGATTAAGAAACCATATTTATCTCCGAATTCTCTTTCTTTGTAGTCAGATACCATTTCTAGGTTTTTGATATCTTCGTTTGAGCAAAATCTTGCTTGAGCGAATGGTAAATCTTCTGTGATTGTAACAATAGCTACGTCATCAGAAAGTTCTAGGGCATCTTTGTTGAATTTCTTCGCTTGAAGAGCACATACGTCTGTATCTAGGGATGGTGCTACAGAATAAACTACAACTTTTCCTTTTAGATCTTCTGAGTTAAATTCTGAAAGATCATTTTTTGTTGCCTTAAATGCTGGCGCCTTGTCGCCTTTTTTTACTTGAGTTCCTAAAAGTGTTACTTTATCTCCTGCAAATGTAATAGTCATGTTTTCCTCCTAAGTTATACAAATTTTACAAGTTATAACTTTTAACATATATATTATACCCAAATTTTATTAAAAAATTATGTGATTTCTCTTTGTTTAAAAGATAATAATAATCTTTAATAGGGTAAATAGGTATTTTCGGGGAATGTGAAATTTCACAAAGTATGTAAAAATTATCAAACACTGACACAAATCCCTAAAAATAGGGCTTTGTTGACAATTTTTCTGTGAAGGAATATTATATAAACATAAGATAATACGTTTTCAATAGGAGGAGAACCATGAAAGAAAAAATTCAAAGATTTGGTGGAGCGATGTTCACACCTGTAATGCTTTTTGCAGTTTCAGCTCTACTAATTGGTTTTGGTACTTTGTTTACTACTGAAGTAATCATGGGACCAATGGCCAGTGAAGGAACAATCTGGTTTGGATTTTGGGACATGGTCTTATCAGGAGCTTGGGTAGTATTTAATCAATTGCCATTATTATTTGCAATCGCCCTACCGATAGGACTTGCCAAAAAGCAAAATGCCAGGGCCAGCATGGAAGCATTTGTAATCTACATTGTCTTCCTAAATTATGTTTCAACAATTCTTAAACATTGGGGAGAAACATTCGGTGTAGACTTCTCACAAGAGGTTGGTGGAGCAAGCGGTCTTGCAATGATTGCAAATGTTAAAACCCTTGATATGGGAATGATGGGAGCTTTGTTAATATCTGGTATTGCAATTTATCTACACAATAGATTCTTCGATACTAGACTACCAGAGGCTTTGGGAGTTTTCAAAGGTTCATCCTTTGTATTAGGTATTGGATTTATAGTAATGATTCCAGTGGCTTTCCTAGCGGTTTTAATCTGGCCAAAGATTCAAGCAGGAATGAATGTATTTAGAGACTTGATCTTAGGATCTGGAACAGTTGGTGTTGGAATATTTGTTCTTTTGGAAAGACTTCTTATTCCATTTGGTCTTCACCACTTACTATATGCACCAATGTTCTATGACTCTTTGGTTGTTCCTGGTGGAATTTATGCTTACTGGGCACAAAATCTTCCACAAATTGCAGCAGCCACAGGATCATTAAAGGAAATCGCACCTTACGCTCAACTTACAGCGACAGGTTGGTCTAAGATCTTTGGATGTGTCGGTGTAGGACTTGCTTTCTATAAGACAGCTCGTCCAGAAAACAAGAAGAAGATAGCTGGTCTTATGATTCCAGTTGTACTTACTGCTATCCTAAGTGGAGTTACAGAACCAATCGAGTTTACCTTCCTCTTTATAGCACCACAACTATTCGTAGTTCACGCAGTTCTTGCTTCAATCCTTGCTATGGTGATGAATATTGCTGGAGTTGTTGGAGTTTTCTCTGGTGGAGTTATCGAGATGGCATCCCTAAACTGGATACCACTTGCGGCAAATCACTGGAAGACTTATCTCATAATGCTTGTGATTGGACTTGTTGCAATAGTAGTATGGTATTTAGTGTTTACCTTCCTAATAACAAAGTTTGACTTTAAGACACCAGGTAGGGCTGTCACAGAAGATGCTAACAAGCTGTATACAAAGAAGGACTACAAGGCTAAGAAGAAGGAAGAAGGAACTGAAGGTAAAATAGTAAAATCTGCAGATAAGTTTGAAGTTATGGCTGATGAAATTCTAGAAGGTTTAGGTGGAGCCGAAAACATCAAAGACTTTACCAACTGTGTAACAAGACTTAGGGTAAATGTCAACGATCCTTCAAAGGTTGCAGATGATTCATACTTTAGGGAAATTGGAACTTATGGTACTGCCAAGAGTGGAAATTCTGTTCACGTTATAGTAGGAATGGATATCCAATATGTAGCAGATGCCTTTGGCGAATTATTAGATTAGAAAAGTTAATTAGTTAAGAAAGAAATTAATATAAAAGGAGTTAATTATGACACAAAAATATTCAATCGTTGTAGCTGGTGGTGGTTCAACATTTACACCAGGAATTATCGGAATGCTTCTAGATAACCTTGATAGATTCCCAATTAGATCTATCAAACTTTACGATAACGACGCAGATAGACAAGGCGTTATCGGTAAGGCACTAGAAATCTTACTAAAAGAAAGACACCCAGAAATCAACTTTGTCTACACTACAGATCCTGAAGAAGGATTTACAGATGTTGACTTCGTTCTAGCTCAATTAAGAGTTGGTAAGTATGAAATGCGTGATAGGGACGAGAAAGTTCCATTAAAACACGGATGTATCGGACAAGAAACATGTGGACCAGGAGGACTATCTTATGGTATGCGTTCAATCGGTGGAGTACTTGAAATCCTTGACTACATGGAAAAATACTCACCAGATGCATGGATGTTAAACTACTCAAACCCTGCAGCAATCGTAGCAGAAGCTACTAGAAGACTAAGACCAGATTCTAAGATTATAAACATCTGTGACATGCCAATTGACTTAATGTACAAGATGGCAGACATGGTTGGCTTAAAAGAATGGCAAGAGCTTGACTTCTCTTATTACGGTCTAAACCACTTCGGTTGGTTTACAGCAATCTCTGATAAGGAAGGAAATGACCTAATGCCACAAATCAAAGAGCACGTTTCAGTTAACGGCTTTGCTGATGGTATAGGAACAGCCCAACACCTTGATCCATCATGGGTTGAGACATTCACAAAGGCAAAAGACGTTTATGCCCTAGATCCAGCAACAATTCCAAACACTTATCTAAAATACTACTTCTACCCAGACTTCGTAATGGAGCATACTGATCCAAACCACACAAGAGTTGACGAAGTTCGTGAAGGAAGAGAAAAAGATGTATTTGGTTTCTGCCAAAATATCATTGATAAGGGAACAGCAGAAGGAGTTGAAATCGAGCTTGATGCACACGCAACCTACATCGTAGACCTTGCTATTGCACTTGCAGAAAACACAAAGGAAAGATTCCTTCTTATAGTTGAAAACAACGGAGCTATTCCAAACTTTGACCCAACAGCAATGGTAGAAATCCCATGTCTAGTTGGTAAAAACGGAATCGAAAGAATCAACCAAGGAGCAATTCCACAATTCCAAAAAGGCCTAATGGAACAACAAGTATCTGTAGAAAAACTTGTAGTTGAAGCTTGGATTGAAGGAAGCTACCTAAAGATGTGGCAAGCTCTAACACTTTCTGCAACAGTACCAAGTGCGAAAGTTGCCAAAGAACTTCTTGACGATCTTATAGAAGCAAACAAGGACTTCTGGCCAGAACTTAACTAATTAAGGGAAAGTTAGTAATAGAAAAACCTAGTAATATAAGAAAAATCTCTACTTAGCGTATAATAAGCTTAGTAGAGATTTTTTTGTGAGGTGATATTATCAGTTTAGAAAAACTTATAAGGGAAAATGAAAACCAATTTACCCAAACAGACTATGTGATTGCTAATGAGATATTAAAAAACGGCCTTAATTACAATCTTACAATCAATGAATTTGCAAGTATCTGCTATACATCGAGGACCTCTGTCCTAAGATTTGCCAAAAAGCTAGGATTTAATGGTTATAATGACCTTAAATACTACATACTAAATGACAAAGTCGATATTGTAACAAGCTCTGCTACAAGTTTCGATGCGAAAAAGGAGTTGATCTATAAGAAACTAGGAAAAGTAAAAAGAGCCTTTATCTACGGCAATGGGGCCTATGAAGATATAATTAAAGATTCGGTCAAAAGACTGCTTTTTGATGTAGGGATCCTATCAGAAACCTATGCAGGAGCTAAGGAGATAGTGGCCTTCGATAGAGAAATGCTTGAAGATTGCTTAGTAGTGATTGTGGATTTCTCCAAGGATGTAAGAAGCGAAGAATTAATGTTTCAGATTGCCTCAATCCCTTGCATAAAATTAATAGTAGGAAGCGAGTATAAGTCTATGACAAAAAGTGACTATAATATCTTTCTAGCTGAAGAAGAAAGAGAAGTTAGGCTAATAAGCCCCTATATAATAGAACTAGAGAAGTTTTTTACAGAATTTCTAGAAAGGCAAAGTAATGATATTGATGAACTTAGTTAGGGAAAATTATTCTAAGCTCAATAATAACGACCTTAGAATATATTCCTACATAATCCAGAATAAGAGTGAGGCTAACGAATTAAATATCAATCAAATGGCAGATGAGTTAGGTCTTAGCACAAGTTCCATAATGACTTTCACCAAAAAGCTCGGCCTCGACGGTTATAGCGAACTTAAATATCTTATCAAATGGAGCGAAGAAGATAAGAATTCTTCCTTTGATGATAATGAAATAGAATACACTAAAAATGACATCAACCTAACAATGACCATGATGAGTTCCCTAAATCTCGATGGCTTATTTAGGAAAATAAACGAAGCTAGAGACATATTTGTCATTGGAAATGGCTATACTCAACTAAATGTGGCAGAAGAGCTTAAGAGAAATTTCCTAAACGTTGGCAAAATTCTTGATATTCTAGACCAGGACTCCGACTATGAGAGATATAAAGGTCTCATAAAAGAAGGAGATGTCCTCTTTGTCATATCCTTTAGTGGAGAGAATGAGAAGTTGATTGATTTTATAAAATCTCTTAAAGAAGATGTAACGATAGCATCTATTACCAAATTATCCAACAACACCATATCTTACCTATCTGACTACAATATATCATTTGTAACTCACGAAGTCTACGACTTTAATCAGAGGATGACAATAACGCCAATATCACAATATTATATCGTGATTGATTTTATAATTCTAAAATACTTATCCTTTATATCTTAAATAAGAGAGAAAGCCTGCAAATAGTTTACATATGTATTTAAGCTAGGCTTTCTCTTAATGTGTTTGTATTTCATTATGAAAATTTGATTTTCACACACTAAAAGTAAAATCACCTATAAATTATCAATCTTATATAAGAAAAATAAAGTCGCTTGCCGATAGATTCATAAAAAATTAAATAATCTATTTAATAGATAAAATATTGAAGGAAAAGTCTAGAAATATAAGGATTTTACTTGACAAAAAAGTAATAGACGTGTAGAATATTGAAGAATTGGCATAGATTGCCAATTATTTAAATTATAAAAGAAAAGGAGGTGCATTATGCCTACAATTAATCAACTTGTTAGAAAAGGTAGAAAGAGCGAAAAATCTAAATCAGATACACCAGCTCTAGGTTACAACTACAACACACTAAAAAGTAGAATTACACCAAACCAATCACCACAAAAACGTGGAGTTTGTACATCTGTAAGAACTGTAACACCTAAAAAGCCAAACTCAGCGCTAAGAAAGATCGCCAGAGTTAGACTTACAAACGGGGCTGAAGTACTATCTTACATTCCAGGAATTGGACACAATCTTCAAGAACACAGTGTTGTATTGATCAGAGGTGGAAGAGTAAAAGACCTTCCAGGTGTTAGATACCACATCATTAGAGGTACTCTAGATACAGCAGGAGTAGACGGAAGAAAACAAGGAAGATCTAAATACGGAGCTAAAAAAGCTTAATATTTAGCAAAATAAGTGCATAATGTACCTATTTATATACAAGGTATATGTGCACACTGACGGCAAGAATTTGTCGAGTACTCAAGATATTACACATAATTGGTAAAGGAGGGAAGAAAAGTGTCAAGAAAAGGACATATACCAAAAAGAGAGGTAATGCCTGATGCTAAGTACAACGATAGAGTTGTTACTAAGCTAATCAATAACGTAATGTTAGATGGTAAGAAAGGCCTTGCTACAAAAATAGTTTATGATGCTTTCGACATCATTGCAGAAGAAACTGGCAACGATGCACTAGAAGTATTCTATCAAGCTATGGAAAATATAATGCCAACACTAGAAGTAAAAGCCAGAAGAATTGGTGGTGCCAACTACCAAGTACCAATGGAAGTTAGACCAGAAAGAAGACAAACACTAGCTCTTAGATGGCTCGTAAACTTCTCAAGAGCTCGTGGTGAAAAAACTATGGTGGAAAGACTATCTAAGGAAATCCTAGATGCTTCAAACAACGCTGGTGCAGCAGTAAGAAGAAAAGAAGAAATGCACAGAGCAGCTGAAGCAAACAAAGCTTTCGCACACTATAGATACTAGAAATAGGGGGACAAATGAAAAGAGACGTCTCATTAAAGGACACCAGAAACATAGGTATCATGGCCCACATAGACGCTGGTAAGACAACTGTAACAGAAAGAATGTTATACTATACCGGTAAGATCTATAAAATTGGTGATACACATGATGGTACTGCAGTAATGGACTCCATGGAACAAGAAAAGGAACGTGGAATCACAATCGGATCTGCAGCTACAACATGTTATTGGAATGATCACAGAATCAACATCATAGATACCCCAGGCCACGTGGACTTTACTGTAGAAGTAGAAAGATCACTAAGGGTACTAGATGGTGCTGTTGCACTATTCGACGCTAAAAGCGGTGTAGAACCACAATCAGAAACAGTTTGGAGACAAGCTGATAAGTATGACATCCCAAGATTTTGTTTTATTAACAAAATGGATGCTACAGGTGCTGACTTCTTCATGGCTGTTGATACAATCAAAGATAAACTTAAAGCAAACGCAGTTCCAATAGAAATTCCAATAGGTGCAGAACAACAATTCGAAGGAGTAGTTGATCTTGTAACAATGGAATCTGTAACATACAACACTGAAGACTTAGGTGCTCACCCAATTAAAGGTGAAATCCCAGCTGAACTTGTTGAACAAGCAGAAGAATACAGAGCTAACCTTCTTGAAGAACTTTCAGAAATTGATGATAACATCATGATGAAATACCTTGAAGGAGAAGAAGTTAGTGAAGATGAGATCAATGCTGCAATAAGAAAAGGAACAATTGATAAGAAGATATTCCCATGTCTATGCGGATCAGCTTACAAAAACAAGGGTGTACAAGCACTTCTTGATGCAATTGTAGCTTACATGCCAAGTCCAGAGGATGTTCCAGCAATTGATGGTACAGATCCTAAAGATGATTCAATCGTTCTAGAAAGAAAACCTGGAGATAACGAACCACTAGCTGCACTTGCATTTAAGGTTGTAACAGACCCATATGTAGGTAAGCTAATTTATGTAAGAATCTACTCAGGTACAATTAAATCAGGTTCTTACATCTACAATGCTACAAAAGGCAAGAAAGAAAGAGTTGGACGTATTATGCAAATGCACTCCAACAAGCAAGAAGAAATCGAAGAAGGATTTTCTGGAGATATCGTAGCCCTACTAGGACTAAAAGATACAACAACAGGAGATTCCCTATGTGACCAAGATAACCCAATTATCCTTGAAAACATGGAATTCCCAGACCCAGTAATCTCAGTTGCTATCGAGCCAAAAACTAGAGCAAGTCAAGATAAGATGATCGTAGGACTTCAAAAACTTGCAGAAGAAGATCCAACCTTCCAAACTAGATCAGATGAAGAAACAGGTCAAACAATCATCTCTGGAATGGGTGAGTTACACCTTGAAGTAATCGTAGACAGACTCTTAAGAGAATTCAAGGTAGAAGCTAACATCGGTAACCCACAAGTAGCATACAGAGAATCTATCACTAAAGAAGCTGAAGCACAAGGTAAGTTCGTTAGACAATCCGGTGGTTCAGGACAATACGGTGATGTTATTCTTCAAGTTATGCCAGGTGAAGAAGGTGCTGGAATTACATTCGAATCCAAGATTGTCGGTGGTGCAGTACCAAAAGAATACATCAAACCAGTTGAGGCAGGTGTAAGAGAAGCTGCAGCAAGCGGAATCCTTGGTGGCTACCCAATGGTAGACATCCATGTAATCCTAGTAGATGGTTCTTACCACGAAGTCGACTCATCAGAAGTTGCCTTCCACGTTGCAGGAAGCATGGGCTTCAAGAACGCTGTTGAAAAAGCAGGTCCAGTTCTACTAGAACCACTTGAAAAGGTAGAAATTACAACACCAGATGAATATCTTGGAGATGTAATGGGAGATGTTTCATCAAGAAGAGGTAAGATTGATGGAATGAACCCTAAAGATGGAATTCACGTACTTGATGCATTTATTCCACTATCAGAAATGTTTGGATATGCAACAGACCTAAGAAGTAAAACTCAAGGTAGAGCGACATATTCAATGCAATTCGACCACTATGCACAAGTTCCAGAATCAGTTAAAGAACAAGTATTAGATAAATAATTAATATAGGAGAATATAATGAGCAAACAAACATTTGAAAGAAGCAAACCACATATTAATATTGGTACAATCGGCCACGTAGACCACGGTAAAACAACAACAACAGCAGCAATCACTCAAGCCCTAAACAAAAAATACGGTACAGGTGAATACGTAGACTACGAACACATCGATAAGGCTCCAGAAGAAAGAGAACGTGGAATCACAATCAACACATCTGTAGTAGAATACGAAACAGAAAACAGACACTATGCCCACATCGACGCTCCAGGCCACGCTGACTACGTTAAAAACATGATCACAGGTGCAGCACAAATGGATGGTGCTATCATCGTAGTATCTGCAGCAGACGGTCCAATGCCACAAACAAGAGAACACATCCTACTAGCAAGACAAGTAGGCGTTCCAAAAATCGCAGTATTCCTAAACAAAGAAGACCAAGTAGACGATCCAGAACTAATCGAATTAGTAGAAATGGAAATCAGAGACCTACTTTCAGAATACGACTTCGATGGAGACAACGCTCCAGTAGTAGTAGGATCTGCTCTTAAATCACTAGAAGAAGGCGGAGAAGGCCCATGGTCAGACAAAATCCTTGACCTAATGGCACAAGTAGACGAATACTTCGACATCCCAGAAAGAGACAACGACCAACCATTCCTAATGCCAGTAGAAGACGTAATGACAATCTCAGGACGTGGAACAGTAGCAACAGGAAGAGTTGAAAGAGGAACACTAAAAGTTGGTGATACAGTAGAAATCGTAGGACTAACAGAAGATACAAAAGAAACAGTAGTAACTGGAGTAGAAATGTTCCACAAATCACTAGACCAAGCAGAATCTGGAGATAACGTAGGACTACTACTAAGAGGAGTAACAAGAGATCAAATCTCAAGAGGACAAGTACTAGCAAAACCAGGTTCAGTAAACCCACACACAGAATTCGAAGGTCAAGTATACGTACTAACAAAAGAAGAAGGTGGACGTCACACACCATTCTTCAGTGGATATAGACCACAATTCTTCTTTAGAACAACAGACGTAACAGGAGACATCGAACTAGAAGAAGGCGTAGAAATGGTAATGCCAGGAGACAACGCAACATTCAAAATCACACTCCAAAAACCAATCGCTCTAGAAGAAGGACTAAGATTCGCTGTACGTGAAGGTGGAAGAACAGTAGCATCTGGAGTTGTTACAAAGGTAATTAAGTAGTCCCAACATGTTAGGGTGGAAAATGCGAAAGCATTTTTCATTTTCGAGATGAAGCGAAGCTGAGTCCGAAAAACTAAGCGAGAGGGTCACGAAGTGGCCTTCGAGAGGATATAATGTTAGGGTGGAAAATGCGAAAGCATTTTTCATTTTCGAGACGAAGCGTAGCTGAGTCCGAAAAACTAAGCGAAAAGGTCATGGAAATGACCTTTGAGAGGATATCATGTTAGGGTGGAAAATGCTAAAGCATTTTTCATTTTCGAGACGAAGTCCTCAATGAGCCGGACGGGCTAATGCTGAGTCCGAAAAACTAAGATAAAAGGTCATGAAATGGCCTTTGAGAGGATACTCTCACTAATAAATTATAAAACAAAGGCAAGCTTTCGGGCTTGTCTTTTTTTGTGCAGATTTTCCTTCTACTATTAAAATATATCTTGATTTGGCCCTAATTAAAAAGCTAAAGTAGTAATCGATTCTTTATAATAAAATGGTCTACTAGAGATAAAAAGATTCTATATTAGTTAATTTAATTTATAAATTTAATAATAAGACTTTTAAAATACTATTTAAATGCTGAACTTTCTAGTTTCTTAGGAAAATTATAATATAAGCAAATTAATTACAAAAGCTAAGTTATGAATCTTTTAATTTCATGACTTATAGACAAATGGGAACACGGAAAGACAAATATGGAAAAGTCTTACTTTATGTACTCATGAATTGCAGGATAATTAAAAAATTGTATAAACCATTTCTCATGACCTCAACTAAACTATTATATTTAATAGATGGTTGTTTTTTTATCTAATAAAACTCCTTAATTCTATTGCAAATGATTTGCACTAGGTGTATGATAATTACTATCGCAAACAATTTGCATATAGGAGGATATATGAAAAAGAATTTTAAAAGTTTACTTGTTGTATTTCTCCTTGCCCTAGTTTGTATGATTTCTTGTGGCAAGGAAGAGAAGAATATAGAAAATACAGCTACTAATGAGCAAAACACAGAAGGTAAGAAGACTATTTATGCTAGCTTTTTTCCAGTAGCTGAGTTTGTAAAGATGATTGGTGGAGATAAGGTTGAAGTTAAAACCATCATAAAAACGAGCGAGGAGCCACATTCTTTTGAGCTAACTAGTGATGCTATGAAAGAAGTTCATGGAGCTGACCTTAT contains:
- the rpsL gene encoding 30S ribosomal protein S12, producing MPTINQLVRKGRKSEKSKSDTPALGYNYNTLKSRITPNQSPQKRGVCTSVRTVTPKKPNSALRKIARVRLTNGAEVLSYIPGIGHNLQEHSVVLIRGGRVKDLPGVRYHIIRGTLDTAGVDGRKQGRSKYGAKKA
- the tuf gene encoding elongation factor Tu; protein product: MSKQTFERSKPHINIGTIGHVDHGKTTTTAAITQALNKKYGTGEYVDYEHIDKAPEERERGITINTSVVEYETENRHYAHIDAPGHADYVKNMITGAAQMDGAIIVVSAADGPMPQTREHILLARQVGVPKIAVFLNKEDQVDDPELIELVEMEIRDLLSEYDFDGDNAPVVVGSALKSLEEGGEGPWSDKILDLMAQVDEYFDIPERDNDQPFLMPVEDVMTISGRGTVATGRVERGTLKVGDTVEIVGLTEDTKETVVTGVEMFHKSLDQAESGDNVGLLLRGVTRDQISRGQVLAKPGSVNPHTEFEGQVYVLTKEEGGRHTPFFSGYRPQFFFRTTDVTGDIELEEGVEMVMPGDNATFKITLQKPIALEEGLRFAVREGGRTVASGVVTKVIK
- a CDS encoding MurR/RpiR family transcriptional regulator, with protein sequence MRENENQFTQTDYVIANEILKNGLNYNLTINEFASICYTSRTSVLRFAKKLGFNGYNDLKYYILNDKVDIVTSSATSFDAKKELIYKKLGKVKRAFIYGNGAYEDIIKDSVKRLLFDVGILSETYAGAKEIVAFDREMLEDCLVVIVDFSKDVRSEELMFQIASIPCIKLIVGSEYKSMTKSDYNIFLAEEEREVRLISPYIIELEKFFTEFLERQSNDIDELS
- a CDS encoding alpha-glucoside-specific PTS transporter subunit IIBC; protein product: MKEKIQRFGGAMFTPVMLFAVSALLIGFGTLFTTEVIMGPMASEGTIWFGFWDMVLSGAWVVFNQLPLLFAIALPIGLAKKQNARASMEAFVIYIVFLNYVSTILKHWGETFGVDFSQEVGGASGLAMIANVKTLDMGMMGALLISGIAIYLHNRFFDTRLPEALGVFKGSSFVLGIGFIVMIPVAFLAVLIWPKIQAGMNVFRDLILGSGTVGVGIFVLLERLLIPFGLHHLLYAPMFYDSLVVPGGIYAYWAQNLPQIAAATGSLKEIAPYAQLTATGWSKIFGCVGVGLAFYKTARPENKKKIAGLMIPVVLTAILSGVTEPIEFTFLFIAPQLFVVHAVLASILAMVMNIAGVVGVFSGGVIEMASLNWIPLAANHWKTYLIMLVIGLVAIVVWYLVFTFLITKFDFKTPGRAVTEDANKLYTKKDYKAKKKEEGTEGKIVKSADKFEVMADEILEGLGGAENIKDFTNCVTRLRVNVNDPSKVADDSYFREIGTYGTAKSGNSVHVIVGMDIQYVADAFGELLD
- the fusA gene encoding elongation factor G: MKRDVSLKDTRNIGIMAHIDAGKTTVTERMLYYTGKIYKIGDTHDGTAVMDSMEQEKERGITIGSAATTCYWNDHRINIIDTPGHVDFTVEVERSLRVLDGAVALFDAKSGVEPQSETVWRQADKYDIPRFCFINKMDATGADFFMAVDTIKDKLKANAVPIEIPIGAEQQFEGVVDLVTMESVTYNTEDLGAHPIKGEIPAELVEQAEEYRANLLEELSEIDDNIMMKYLEGEEVSEDEINAAIRKGTIDKKIFPCLCGSAYKNKGVQALLDAIVAYMPSPEDVPAIDGTDPKDDSIVLERKPGDNEPLAALAFKVVTDPYVGKLIYVRIYSGTIKSGSYIYNATKGKKERVGRIMQMHSNKQEEIEEGFSGDIVALLGLKDTTTGDSLCDQDNPIILENMEFPDPVISVAIEPKTRASQDKMIVGLQKLAEEDPTFQTRSDEETGQTIISGMGELHLEVIVDRLLREFKVEANIGNPQVAYRESITKEAEAQGKFVRQSGGSGQYGDVILQVMPGEEGAGITFESKIVGGAVPKEYIKPVEAGVREAAASGILGGYPMVDIHVILVDGSYHEVDSSEVAFHVAGSMGFKNAVEKAGPVLLEPLEKVEITTPDEYLGDVMGDVSSRRGKIDGMNPKDGIHVLDAFIPLSEMFGYATDLRSKTQGRATYSMQFDHYAQVPESVKEQVLDK
- the rpsG gene encoding 30S ribosomal protein S7, yielding MSRKGHIPKREVMPDAKYNDRVVTKLINNVMLDGKKGLATKIVYDAFDIIAEETGNDALEVFYQAMENIMPTLEVKARRIGGANYQVPMEVRPERRQTLALRWLVNFSRARGEKTMVERLSKEILDASNNAGAAVRRKEEMHRAAEANKAFAHYRY
- a CDS encoding 6-phospho-alpha-glucosidase — encoded protein: MTQKYSIVVAGGGSTFTPGIIGMLLDNLDRFPIRSIKLYDNDADRQGVIGKALEILLKERHPEINFVYTTDPEEGFTDVDFVLAQLRVGKYEMRDRDEKVPLKHGCIGQETCGPGGLSYGMRSIGGVLEILDYMEKYSPDAWMLNYSNPAAIVAEATRRLRPDSKIINICDMPIDLMYKMADMVGLKEWQELDFSYYGLNHFGWFTAISDKEGNDLMPQIKEHVSVNGFADGIGTAQHLDPSWVETFTKAKDVYALDPATIPNTYLKYYFYPDFVMEHTDPNHTRVDEVREGREKDVFGFCQNIIDKGTAEGVEIELDAHATYIVDLAIALAENTKERFLLIVENNGAIPNFDPTAMVEIPCLVGKNGIERINQGAIPQFQKGLMEQQVSVEKLVVEAWIEGSYLKMWQALTLSATVPSAKVAKELLDDLIEANKDFWPELN
- the tpx gene encoding thiol peroxidase; the protein is MTITFAGDKVTLLGTQVKKGDKAPAFKATKNDLSEFNSEDLKGKVVVYSVAPSLDTDVCALQAKKFNKDALELSDDVAIVTITEDLPFAQARFCSNEDIKNLEMVSDYKEREFGDKYGFLIDELKLLTRGIVVVDKEGVIQYVEYVPEVTNEVNFEAALEEVKKLV
- a CDS encoding MurR/RpiR family transcriptional regulator; amino-acid sequence: MNLVRENYSKLNNNDLRIYSYIIQNKSEANELNINQMADELGLSTSSIMTFTKKLGLDGYSELKYLIKWSEEDKNSSFDDNEIEYTKNDINLTMTMMSSLNLDGLFRKINEARDIFVIGNGYTQLNVAEELKRNFLNVGKILDILDQDSDYERYKGLIKEGDVLFVISFSGENEKLIDFIKSLKEDVTIASITKLSNNTISYLSDYNISFVTHEVYDFNQRMTITPISQYYIVIDFIILKYLSFIS